The Natrinema sp. SYSU A 869 DNA segment ACGATGGAAGCCTGGGTCGAAGACCTCGTCGACGAGGCGGTTGCTGCCCTCGCCAAGGAACTCCAGTAGTGGCTTGTCCGGCATTTTGTTTAAGTTGGAATCCAGTAAAATCGTCGGTAAGTACGAGTTCGGACTTATCGAAATAGATTTCTAACCAGTGTTAATCTAAACACGTGCCTCCATGGAAAACTCGGACCTTATCCAGGCTCTGATCCTCTGGTACGTTGTTATGATCGCTCTTGAGACGACCGACCTCTCTGGGAGTATCGGAATACTGTCCGGTTTAGTCGGTCTCGCACTCTTATTCCTGCTCCCACTCTACATCATCAGAGGTGTAGTAGTGATGATTGCAGAGCCAACAGGAACGTGAATTGATACAGGAATACCTTGTATTGAACGAAGTTGCTGTCCAACTTCAGGGAGATTCTCGGACATGACCCAAGCGGTAAGTACACACGCGAATCTAACACAGCACAGCACAAAACGTCCCATGGCGACGAGGAAATTCACGACTGGGGGCATTTCTGGCTACTGCGTGGTCGTCCGTGAACCTTTTATAAATCTATATCAAAGTAATTAATAACTCTATGTCCCGATTCAAACTCTTGATGAACCGTGAGAATGTTCAGATAATTGTAGAGTTGCTTCTATTGTGGGGACTGGTCACACTGGGATACCTGTATTTTTTGGAACCGTTGCTTCAGTCGGTAGCACCGAACGTATACGTCGAGTCGGGGTTGGACTTTGGTCGGTACGAGGCCCCGGACACGCCGACAGAACTCACTCATGTTACGCTTACCGTGATAATCGGCCTTTCATTTTACTACTGGAGGCTTAATTACACCACTCTTGGAGCGAAAGCTCAGGAGGCGATGGACAAGTTCGAAAGGGCAGAATAGCCGAACCAAACATATTGGCGAAGCTCCATCGACTTTGACCGCTTCGCCGTCGCGGTCAGACAGAGCCACCGTGATCCTATATATTCCCTGCTAGGTCAGTGCGCGGGTTCTCTCGAAGACGGACTCACCGGGACTCTGGTCGTGACTCGCTATGGAGTCTCGTCCGTAGTCGCAGATGTGACCTCGGCGGGATCGAAATTATCGACGTGCTGTTCGACGACCCCGGAGTTTACGCCCTGGGCCACCAGCTCTGGGACGTAGGGGTCGTGGTCCCAGAGTAGAAAGCGAATTACCGCGCCAACGAGACCGAGCCCCAGGCCGATTCCGAGAGACCCTATGAAATTCTCGAAGAATACCATCCCGAAATCATCGCGAGGACTGGAACGGAGATTCCGATGGTGAGGGTCGCTATCAACCGACGCTTGCGAGCCAGTCGCTCGTGGGCTCGGATTACCGGTTCACCGTCACCCGCTGGACAAACTTCCTGTTCACCATCTTTGTGCTGGAGTACGTCGTACCGCTCCCATTCGTCTGGTGCCTCCTGAGTCATATTCTCGGTTGGAAGTAGATTAAAATAATTCTGTTGGATCTTCCGGTCGTGTTTAGTTTGTAGCATTGTGCCAGGGCAGCGAAGGCTTGAAGCCACGATTCGGCTGTTGACGATTTTGCGTGACTAAAACAGTTTAAAACGAGGAGGTACATCATTTTATCTCACAAAAGATACGTTCAGCAGCGTTCCGATTTTCATGTTTTTCGTATCGAAATCGGAGCCCAGATAGACGGAGTGCAGTCTGGAGATGTTTTGCTCCATCAACGAAAACACAGCGTTCTCGACGTCGTGTTTCTCGGTCAGTTCATGTAAAAACAGCTCTGTGAGAGCAGCCGTAGTTGTCGAAAACAGCCGTATATGAAGTGGTTCGTTCGATTTGGGATCGACGGCAGCATACAGTCAGTACTGTTGATCGTCGATCCGAATCACCGTCTCGTCGAGCGCAACGTGATTTGGACGCATCGGTGGCGGGTTGTAGATCACACTTGTGTACCCAATCGTGAACGGCTTTCCGTGATCGTTGGACACCGAACTTCTCCAATTCTCGAACGGTATTCGAAAGCGATAGTCCAGACAGATGCAGCCGAATATCTAACTCCATCAGCTGACGCGGTGTCCGCGGCATTGTTCAGATTAGCTGGTTCCAGCAGTATGCGTAGCTCTGCAACCATGTTTCAGCGGTTTCTAGATCGGCATTTCTAAAACAGTTTCCAAACTGGGAGGTACGTCGTTTTATCTCTTGAAAGAGACGTTCAACGGCGTTCCGATTTCCATGTGTTTCGTATCGAAATCGGAGCCCGTGACCATGAAGCGCAGCTTTGAGCCACGGTGCTGAATCGACGAGAAACACAGCATCATCGACGTCGTGTTTCTCCCGAAGTTCAGTGAGAAATATCGAGGTAAGTGCTGTTGTTCGTGTTGAATAGAGCTTAACGTGGAGGAATTCGTTGGTTTCGGAATCGACAGCGGCGTACAGCCAATAGCGCTGATCGTCAAGTTGGATCACTGTTTCGTCGAGCGCGATGTGATCCGGTTGCTTTCCGTCTGTTGGCTGTAGCTCGGCTTTCTGAACCCAATTATGAACGGTCGATCGCGCCGGTTCGACACCGAATTTCTCTAAGATAGAAACAGTATCCGAAAGTGATAATCCAGACAGGTGGAGCTGGATACTCAATCGCATCAGCTCACGCGGTGTCGCTTCTCGCTCCACAAAATCTAATTGAGCGCCGCTACTAGAACCGGTAAGGCGGCTGAATTCGGGCATGGATACCTAGAATTCTGACCGCCTCACTTTTCAGACCTTATCTGAACAGCGCCTCGCGCTCCACAAAACCCAAATCAATCCAGCCGCTACTACCACTGAGGCGTGCGATTTCTGCTATGAACCAGCTGAAAATCAGCACGCCTCACTTTTCACGCTTAACTAAACACAACCGATACCTCATGTGAAAGATAAAAATTAGAAGGTTTAAATGAAAGAGATGAGCCTGATAATTCGAGTCCGTTCTCAGATTTCGGCGGTCTGTGCTTCCTCGTAGATCTCGGTGAACAAATCGGCGTCCCGGAGCAACTGCGGCACCGAGTCTTCGTCCAGCCCCTTGCCGGACTGCGCAGAGATCTGATTCTGCAGCGCCGATATCTGGTTGATGACCGACCCGATCTTGTTGTTGACTGCCTTCGCGGGTAAAGTGGTCTCGGAGTCAGCCAGGCCAGCGACCTCGTCGATGAGGTCGACAGTCCGAAGAGCGATTTGTTCGGTCTTATTGTCGATTCCGTTCGGCACGACAGAATCGTTTCCATTGCCACCACCTTTGCCGTTGCCACCGCCTTTGGCACTGGATTGCTCAGCTCGGGCAGCGGCGATAGCACCGTCTTCGAACCAATCTACGAGTTCGTTAAGTGCACGCTCAAGATACGTTTGCTTGTTCTGGACAAGAATATAGCTCGACACGGACTCGGTCCGTCCGTCGATAGTAGCATTGAACTTTGGCTGGTACTTCCCGGCCGCTGGCGTGCCGGCGAGCGAGACAGTTGCCGTCTCCCCAGCGGCGATCTGGTCGACCCTGTTCGATGCGAGACTCACTGATGCGTCTGAGTCTATCGAGAGGACCACGTCTTCCGCTGCCGTCGTCGTATCGTTCCGAAGAGTCAGCTCACCGTCTACGTCCGACCCCTCGGGAACGATGAACTGCTTCGGTGCGACAGGTGTGACGAACACCGGCGACTGTATGTCCGTCTCTGTACTCTCGAGTTCCGCTTTCAGTGCACCCACCTCTTCGTCGAACTGGTCATGAGTCTCGATGGCACTGTTCAGTTTGTCGAGTACCTTCTCCTCAGACTTCCCACGGAGGTATCCGACTAGCGCCGTGTTTACTTCGATCTTCGCCTGGCCGACCCGTGCGCCGGTTTCGTACACATCCGATGCGACCGGTACCGTCCCGCCTACCGACGCACGGGCAGCCCGTGACAGACTCATAAGCGCCTGCACTCGGGCACGGTCCCTCTCGGACGTGTCCAGAAGTTCGGCTGTCGCATCGACAGTTCGCTCGCGGTCGCCGGCCTGAATACTTGCGCGTAACTCGCGGAAGATTTCTTGAGTCATTTTAGTTCCTCCTCCAACCTGCGTGAGGTCAGTGTATGTTAGCAACGCCCCGGTTGCACTGTGGGTCCCACCGATAATCTGGACCGATTTCTCGGCGAAGAAAAACCGTCCGCGGTCGACGAGTACCTGCAGTCCCAGCAGAACCAACGAGGCCGTCCCGAGCGTTGACAGCGATATAATCGACCCCGCCCCACCGGTCGCAGCGAGACCGATTAGTGCAGAGATGATGGTCAGATAGGCGAGATATTTCGAGGCCTCCGAGAACACATCTGAGAGTGTTTCCAGTTGGTTCAGCGCGAAATCGACCCCATCAGTGGTTGATTTGAGCACAGTGTTGGCGATTTCCAGCAACGTCTCCCGGTCCGACTCTGACTGCAACGACAGCTCTCCATTCTCTGCGTCTTCAACAATGCGTTCGACCAGCTGGTCGATACTCGGGTTGATGGAGGTGTCCGGAATTGCCGACACCTCGGCAACCAGGTCGGAGAGATTCTGAATCGTCTCCACGCCCGCTATCTCCCCGAGGTCGATCTCGTCCGGAATCTCCTCGAGGAAGTCGAACGTGATCTCGTCCGGAATGTTTCCGAACTCTGCCTCCCCGTCCTGATTGTAGACGTTGAGGTCGTCCTCTCCACTGATGTTCGCTGCAGAATCGAATCCAGAATCGATTGCTCCTGAGAGTGCGTTCGACGCGTCCTCTGCGCCTTCGAGGCCATCGTTGGCCAGGTCGGACCCGGGAACGTTGATATCGACGCTATCCGGAATGTCGAATTCGTAGGACGGCGGTTCGAAATCCCCCAAGTCATCGAGCAAGTCGATGGCGGACCCGCTCGCCCCACCGTCGAGATACTTCTGGTATTCAAGCGCGGCGATGGTCTCAGTGGTTGTTGACGCGGTTTCGTCGATTGCATCGAATGTGTCTGTTGCAGGTTCCAGCCTTCCCTGGATGAGACCCTCTGTGCCTTCCTCGGCCCAATCCTTCGGATCATCCGCGTTCGCGAGCGTATCGTCCTGTAGCCTACTGTTGAGTTCGTCGAACGTAAGTTGCTGGTCGTCGTCGGCTGAACTCGTTCCACGGCCAGATGTCTTTCCGGTCGTGCTCAGGTCATCCCCGATATTCTCTACCTTCCGGAGAACTCCATTAACCACGTCATCTTCCAGCGCTCGGGTGAGACCTACATTGATTGCTTCCCCAGCTCCGCGAGCAACAGCTTCGATGGACAGCGTCTTGATAACGTCGACAGCCGCTTCCACCTGTCGGTCGATAATCGCACCCGACCCTCTGTCCTCGATGGGTGCGGAGACTGCAGCCTCGGTGACGTTCTCTATATTGACCAGTCGTTCGAGCGATTCGCCGGCCTGTTGCCGGTCAAGTGTATCGAGTTCTACTTCGCCGTCGCCGTTCTGGTCGAGGCGGTCGAGATACGACGATGCCTCGGTGTCCAGATTATCGGGGCTCAACAAGAGCACCGATGGGTAGCCGTCCGCCGACTCTCCGATCAACCGCGAACCTGCGGTATCCCGTATCGATGAGATGAGGGTCCGCTTCTCGCTGTACAGCCTGTCCAGGTTTAGACCATCGATGTCCGACGGGATAGTGACTGTTCCGTCTATATTGCTAGTGCCTCTGTCTGGGTCCTCAACGATGACCGACAACACTCCGGCCGCTCCAATGGCCAGGTCGGTTCCGTACTCAATGACGTACGCTGTCACGATGAACTCGATAATCTCGCTGAGGATGGTCGTGAAGTCACCGTCGTCGATATCGACGTAGTGGCCGTTCACGAGTTCCGCGAGGTTCTCCTTCGAGGCGTCTTCGTCGTCGTATCCCGGTGACACGGCAACGTATGCAGCCCCGCGGTCACGAATCTTGTCGGCCACTTCGTCGATTGTGTAGTCTGTGAACCCGCTTCCGTCGCCCTCGTAGTGTGAGAGCGCGTCCGTGATGTCAATGATGACCTTCTGTGCTTCGTCACGGTAATCGAAATTCAGTGCACGGACGATGGCGTCAAAATTGTCCTCCGGGGAATCGCCCCCACCTCTGGCCGAGAGGCCATTGACGGCGGATTTGAGTCTGTCTGTATCCCCGTCGAGTTTCAGGTCGGTCTCGATGTCGTCTTTGAATGTAACGAGCCCGTACCGGGCGTTGACGCCCGCAGCCTCGATATCGTCGATGAGGTCTGCCACCTTTGTTTTCAGCCCATCGATCTCGTCACCCATGCTCCCGGTGTCGTCGAACACGAAGACGATGTCCGATTCCGCGCTCCCAAACGAGAAGTTCTGAATTTCCCGCTCGACGCCTTCCTCGATAATTGTGAAAGCGTCTTCGGTCAACTCCCCGTTTCGCCCCGCTTCAGTATCGACACTCATATTGAGCTGAATGTTCGGGTAATCTGATGGGTCCGCACTCAGCAGGTCTACGAAGGAATCTGTAGCACTTGCGTTCGAAGCAAAGAATCCCGGAAGTGTCACCCCTGAAGCAGCCAATTTCATCCAGTCTCGCCGCGTGAAAACCGTCTTTTGTTCCGCTGTCTCATCTGTTCGGTTCTGATTCTTATCCATTTGAACCAAATATTTGTATATATCTTTTATACTTAAATCAAACGTAATTCAGTAATAGTGCTATAGATTGGATACCCACCAAACAGCAGGGTGAACGCTGAGGTGGAATGAGTCCAAGGACCTTCCAAAATAGACGACGCGCCGTTTGAGTCGCGCGTGTTTGGAGAGAGAGGGGGACGACTGCGCTGGCGCTGGCAGTCGGTCGCTTGCAGCGAGGGTTCAATCGGGGAAATCACCCTCGTAGCCGCCCGAAAAGAGTTCGCAGCCGAGAAGAAAGGAAACTACGGATCGAACCTCGAGTACATCCTCAAGAAATGGACCGACAACTGGCTCGACGGCCGCGACGAGGAAATACTCGCGGACGTGACGCCGCTGACGATGCGTCACTACGCCTCGTATCTCGAGCGACGGGCTCGCGGAGACACCGGGATCGCCGAGTCGGCGGCCCGCACGTACTACAACTATGTCTCGGCGCTGCTCTCGTGGGCGGTAAAAGTCGAGTATCTCTCGGAGAATCCGGCAGAGAAAGAGCGAGCGAAAGGCCCGCTTCCGTCGGCGACGACGAGTAGCAGCGACCAACAGTTCTGGACACCCGAACAGCGCCGGGCGATCACCGACTACGTCGACGAACGCGCTCGAGCAACTCGTCGACTCAGCAGGCTCTGATCTCGAAGTTAGGTTCTCGGTTAGTGAGTTTCGTCTCTGCGCAACACAGTTTGATGTGCAGATTCTTGCGGGTCCAGAGTAGGAGAACCAGCTAGGGTATCCTCGGCTCGTTTGTTCACTCCCTAAATTTCTCCCTCAGATTGAGGAGAATATACCAGTAAGTGCGTATGCGAATCTAACGCTGGCACTTCTCTCAGCCACCGATGATATTGGCAGAGCTGTGCTGAATACACAGCGCGGGCCGTGTTTAGACGCGAAAACTCACGGGATAGAGTGCCTGTTATGTGGGAATAGCAATATAGCTGTCCGAACTGTCGTTGACGTCTAAGAACACCTCTCAGAAACGTCGACGTCTCAGCCGTTCTTCCGAGAGTGTAGAATCGACACCGAGTGTCCAGTTAGCAAACTCTCGACCACATCTCACGTTCAGTGGTCACAATCTATCCATAGAACACCTCTCGCTAGCGTCTAAACAAGGCCCACAGCGCGTATTCCCTCCCTTCCCTCCGATTTATGTCGCAAATGGTGGTAACAATAAACATGGCCAATGCAACCGTACTCGCCATCGGCGGTACCGGCTTCGTCGGCCGGCATACCGTCGCAGAATTACGTGACCACGGATACGACGTCACGACGCTCACTCGCGGCACCCACGGGTTCCAGTTTCCCGACCAGCTGGATGTCGATCACATCGCTGGCGATCGTACCGATGACGAGACGCTGGTCGACGCCGCCCGACAGGTCGAACCGGATATCGTCGTCGACTGTGCGGCCTACTACCCCGCGGACGTCCGCATGGCAACCGAGATATTCGCCGACGTAGATGCTTACATCTACGTCTCGAGCGGCGGTGTCTACAGCAGGCAAGAGATTCCCAAGCGCGAGGACGAGACACCGCTGCACGAGTGCACACCTGAGCAGGCCACCGACGACTCGATGAACACCTACGGGCCGCGGAAAGCCGAATGCGACCGGCTCACCCGTGCAGCCGCCGACGACGGGGTCACCGCCATGAGCGTCCGTCCGTCAGTCGTGTACGGGCCGCAGACGATCCCGGACGACGATGACAGCCGGACGGCTTCCGAGACGACCTTAACTGACGACATTCCGGCCACCTGGGCTGACGAGGACTGGGCCGGACTCCAGACCCATCACGACTACTGGATCGATCGAGTCAACCGCTACGACCGCGTCATCGTTCCGGGTGACGGAACGGCCATCTGGCACCGAGCCTACGTCGAAGACATCGCGAGCGCCATCCGCGTCGTGGCCGAACGGGGCGAATCCGGCGAGGCGTACAACGCCGCTGATCGCCGCGTGTGTACGCTCGAGGACGTCATCGGGCTGATCGCTGACGCCCTCGACACGTCCGTCGAGGTCGTTCACGCGAGTCGGCGCGAACTCGCACAAACTGGTCTCACGCCGAACGACTTCGTCCTGTACCACCATCCGCAAACGGAGTATCCCCACGTACTGGACACCTGTAAACTCCCATCGCTGGGATGGGAGTCAACGCCGCCGGACGTCGCCATGGAACGGACAGTCACAGAATCCATCGCGAGCGACCGTGACGGCAGCGCCCACGACCCGGGTCGTGACGCCGAAGAACGGCTCCTCGAGACGCTTGCTGGATGAAAAGCGCGTAGTCAGGACTGAGTCGGCGTAATCGGCGTAGTCGGCGCAGAAAGAGGGGACACGCTACAGGTCAGAGGATGTTCCGGATCGCGCCACGTGCGAGCGTCGGGAGCTGGCCGACGATCGCGGGGAACGTGAGCCCGAGCTGTTCGGCCATCGACGACTGGTCGAAGTAGACCCTGAGGAACTCGATCCCGTCCTCGGAGACGGTGAAGACGTCGACACCCTCGAGTTCGACCGTGTTCCCCGTCGGCGGAAGCCCGTTGAACGGCCCCGTGTGAGTTCCGTGCAGGGTCCACTCGAGGACGAACACGCCCTCGACGTCCGTCGACAGTAGATCGTGGTCGCCAAAGTGAACGTCCGGAAACCCTCTCACAGTCTCCACGACCCACTTACCGATCTCGGTACCCGTCCGCGGTTCGTCGAACGGCGGGGCGGTGACGGTTCCTCCGGGTGCGAACGCTGCCATCACCGCTTCCGGGTCGTGGTCGTCCCAGCCCTCTACGTAGCGGTTGCAGTATTCGTTCATGTTAGTAGTTGCCATGATCATGGTATCTATACGAGATGGATACATAAATCCGTGTTAACGCCGAGAGCAAGCGTGACGAGGTGGAAGCGATCACTCATGGCACCATCTGGAACTCTCGATGTCGATCCACCCTCGGGGTGAGTAAATGCTCTGTATTCAGTACGCCGTTTCTGCTATCTCCCGGATAAATCGATCGCCGCTTCGTTACCTGTTTACCCTATATTGAACGAAATTACTGTCTTCCTTTGGGGAATTTCTCGGGCGATTATTTCACTAAACTTGTTTTCGAAAGTGGTGTTACGTACGTATGCAAACTTGTCACAGAGAACAGAACAAATATCTAATTGGATTCCATTCAAAGACGTATGGACAGTCGTAGTGTAGCACTCTACGAGAACAAACACTTCCGCACTATCGTCGGCACAGTCGGCATACTTGCCCTCCTCGTAGTTTCACCGATATGACGCTCCGAACAAGTGTTCCGGTGATATTCATATTTGGTGCGATGGTGGCACACGATGTCGTCGATGAGTCACACAACTTGCCCGAGGGGACGAACTGGCTCGTCTACGGGGTATCTCTCTTCGCTGTAGGTGCATACTGGGTAATCATTGCCCCACTCCCGTGGGTTGGCAGTTTCTTGGCTCTCGCTGGTCTCTGGTTCGTCTTTGATAGCGTGACGGCCATCCGATATGGGCCATCTCAGACGACACACGAGTACATATCTGGCCTTGAAGAGGACCAGATGGGGGAGACAATGCTCCGAATGCAGACGTTGAACGTCGTGTATCAGGGTCTTAGAGACGCCCTGAGCCGCAGACAGTCACAGAGCTTGCTACTGATCTTGACCTCACTGAATCACGCATTGAAGGTGCCCTTGGATTTCTGGAAAGCAAAGGCCGTGTTGAGCAGGAGGGGAACCAATACCATGCAGAGCCGCCCCGATGGGGCCGACTGACTCCCGTCGTCCAATTCCTTGTCTGGTTACCGCATCGGGTTGGCCGCCCGTTTCGCCGGGTGACCACCAACGCATAGCTTTGTACTGAGCGATACGTGAGTCCCCTGTACTGAACGGTAGCTCTCAGCAGAATAGTATTCTGTGAGCTATTCTCTGATAATTAAGATTAGTTTCTCTGATTAGTCTCACTCTCTACTTGGCGCTCCAATCTCGAGTTCTTCGACAGCCTTGCAAGGCCTGCTATCGTGATCGACGAGACGGGTGGCAGCCAGTTGCCACGCATGCTCAGCAAGTTCAGGATCGGCCTGCTTGTACTGGACGCTGAACTCAGTCAGTGCGACAGCGATGAGAAGGTCATCTCTATGTTCAGATTCAGGCATCGCCGGCAGTGGCCTCCTGATCGTATATAAATCAGAGCACGACGGCCAGAATACCGGCAAAGAGTCACCGAGCAAGATGGGTACCGAACTATTTCTCTCGAGTTGTAATCCCAATGCTATAAGTGACTAGGTATCATCAATCAAGATGGAAGCTGCGCTCCACCTCGTCGCGGGGGCATGCGTTGAAATGCCCCGGGTGCACCAACACCCGAGACGTGGCTTCCAGCCGCAAGGCTCGAAAGCCATGTTTCGCTTACTTCTAACGGGATATAAACGTCCCGCACGAGAGTCGTATCGCACTCAAGTAGCCGTCGATCCCGACAGTCGCCGCTCGAGGTGGCTATGAGCGAGAAGACACAGTCAGGAGAGGAGGATGACTGGTCGCTGCCGTCGTGTCCGCATTGCGGGAAAGCGGTGATTCTGGTACACACACGCGGTCCGATGGAGCATGTCGCGGCGCCGTGTGGCTGTCGAGTCGCGTCACCTGACCTCTGAGGAATACTCAATCATCGACGCCGATTGAGACTACCGCTGCCACATATTTTGGATCGGCGTAATCAATGCGAAGAGGAGCATTTTCTATTGATCCAGCGGAGATCAGTGAAGGAGCGATCACGGAAACTGATCGTCGATTACGTTCCAAATCCAGTATTGCGCTTCGAACCGCATCCACGAGTTAGTCTTCTGGCGTCGTCACCCGAAGTTCGCCGTCAACCTCGTAGAAGTAGCCTCGCTCGATCAACCGGGAGAGTGCATGGGTCGCGTCGTCGGGTTCGAGGGCCAGTTCATCGGTACTGTGGAGAACTTCGAGCGCTTGCTCTCGAGGGATCGACTGGACATCTTCCTGCTCAGCCGAGTTGAGACTGTGAGTACAAAGGATATCGTACGCGTCCAAGATCCACTCTGGAAGCGGTGGCCGTGGATCAGAGAGATCGTTCATCTCGACGTCGTACTCCACTCTTTGCTATCGACTCGCTTAAGAATACCCCTCAGCGGGTATAGGCCAGACTCTGGGAGGTACCAAACGGTCTCGGAGTGCTCATTCGAGCAACTGGGACTGAGATCCCTATTCAGATCTGTCTCTCCATCACCGATTCCCTGACCTGAAATCTGAGTTGTTTTTCGCGCCTGACGGGTGAGGCGCGACGATGTGTGCCTCGAGAGTACCCATGAGTACAGATCGACTGATCCATCACGAGCAGCAGCAGGAGCACCACCACGATCGCGGCGACACCACTGACCGAGAGCAAAGGTATTCCGGAGACGTTGCTCGACTAAACGGGCATGAGCTCATCGCAATCGACGAGTGGCTCCCAGGCAGGGAGCCGACACCGTACGATCTCGATCTCACCGATGGCTACGAGTACTGCACACGCTACTGGCGCTGTCGGAACTGTGGCCAAGAACGTAATCGTCGCGACGAGTTCAGAGACCCGTGTGAAACACCAGTACCATCGACCCCACTTGAGGCCAGTGGCTACGCAATCGACGACCCACGGACTCGCCGTGCATTGAGTGAGGACATGGACGTCCGCTTTGCCACGGCGGGCGCTCTCTACGAGGTTGTGAGTGAGAGTGGAAATACCTACGAGGTCGATATCGAGAAAGAGACGTGTAGCTGTCCGGACTTCGAGCAGCGCCAGCCAGACGACGGCTGCAAGCATCTTCGGCGTGTCGACCTCGAGATCCGCACCGGGCTGGTTCCCGCTCCAGATGGGACATTCAGCTGCTGACGATGGGTGACTGAGTCATTGCTTGAGACAATTTGTCGCCCCAGACGGGGTGCGGGGGCTCAAATGGAGCCACCGCAGCAATCCATGAATATTGCTGATAGAGTACCAGGGTCGCCAGACAGTGAGACAACTCGTTTTCTGAATCGAGGTATCGCCAGATGACCGACCGCAACGAGTGCCGACTGCCGACCTGTACGAGACTTGCCCGCGATCAAGTAGGGCACGCCGGACGGTTCTGTTCAGACAAGTGTGAAGTCCGATACGATCACTTGCAGGCGGACGCTCGAGACGCTGCTCAAGAGGATTCATACTGATGCTTGAGCAGATCGATCACCGTGGCAAGCACTTCACGATCGATAACGCTATCGTCGACGAAGTAGGTGACGAGCACTCTCGACGGGCAGGTGCACTCGAACAGCAGGCACAGCGAGAGGCTCGCGAACTCGAGCTCTCCGACTCGGTACGCGACCAAGCGTGCCAGCTCTTCCGGAGTGCCCAGAACGAAGATCTGCTTCGTGGCCGATCCATCGAGGCCATCGCCGCGGCCAGCGTGTACGGGGCCTGCAGGTGTAACGGACTCTCGCGGTTACTGGGCGAGGTCAGTGAGACAGCCCGCGTGGCGGAGTCACGGGTCACGGACGCGTACAAAACGCTAAACGAGGAACTCGGCCTCCCCGACGAGCCCGTCTCCCCCAGTATGTTCGTTCCACGGCTCGTCTCGGACCTCAAGTGTCCGGATGCAGTCCGACAGCAGGCCCGAAGGCTCGCGAAGCGTGCTGAGGAACTCGGTGTGACGACCGGTGTCCATCCGGCCGGGTTCGCGGCCGCCTGTTTGTACAAAGCAGGGCTGGAACAGGAGAGATGGGCAGTACAAACCGAAGTCACAGAGGCCGAGAACGTCACTCCAACGACTGTCCGGACGCATCGAGAGACGCTTGATGAACTGGCTGTCTACACCGGCCATGTAGGGAGCAAGGGAGTTCCACCTTCCCAGCGAAGCGAATCTAATGCCGGCGGGAGCTGCTGAAGTCGATCATCGAGCACGGAGAGTGGGTGCGCATCGAGAAAGGTCGCGCCATGCCGATCGACGGGCGTGTCTTCGTAATTGAGTTGGATGTGGCAGGGACCAAGATCTTGATGATCGGCATCCTGATGGAAGCCGAGCATGAGGTTCCGCTCCGGTTCGACCCAGTTGATGCGGTAGTATTCGTGGTCGACACCGGCCGGGTACCAGAAGCGGATTTCCAGTCGTGCGTTCTCCATGTCGTAGGGTTCGCCCAAGAACGTTGCCGGCGCGACATCGGCGATCACGTACCGAGGCCGTCGTCGAGACGGGTGATAGCGCACATCCTCGCAGCCAGCCTGATTCATTAATCGGTTATGAACGTC contains these protein-coding regions:
- a CDS encoding IS6 family transposase, with translation MPEFSRLTGSSSGAQLDFVEREATPRELMRLSIQLHLSGLSLSDTVSILEKFGVEPARSTVHNWVQKAELQPTDGKQPDHIALDETVIQLDDQRYWLYAAVDSETNEFLHVKLYSTRTTALTSIFLTELREKHDVDDAVFLVDSAPWLKAALHGHGLRFRYETHGNRNAVERLFQEIKRRTSQFGNCFRNADLETAETWLQSYAYCWNQLI
- a CDS encoding phage integrase SAM-like domain-containing protein codes for the protein MFGERGGRLRWRWQSVACSEGSIGEITLVAARKEFAAEKKGNYGSNLEYILKKWTDNWLDGRDEEILADVTPLTMRHYASYLERRARGDTGIAESAARTYYNYVSALLSWAVKVEYLSENPAEKERAKGPLPSATTSSSDQQFWTPEQRRAITDYVDERARATRRLSRL
- a CDS encoding NAD-dependent epimerase/dehydratase family protein, which translates into the protein MANATVLAIGGTGFVGRHTVAELRDHGYDVTTLTRGTHGFQFPDQLDVDHIAGDRTDDETLVDAARQVEPDIVVDCAAYYPADVRMATEIFADVDAYIYVSSGGVYSRQEIPKREDETPLHECTPEQATDDSMNTYGPRKAECDRLTRAAADDGVTAMSVRPSVVYGPQTIPDDDDSRTASETTLTDDIPATWADEDWAGLQTHHDYWIDRVNRYDRVIVPGDGTAIWHRAYVEDIASAIRVVAERGESGEAYNAADRRVCTLEDVIGLIADALDTSVEVVHASRRELAQTGLTPNDFVLYHHPQTEYPHVLDTCKLPSLGWESTPPDVAMERTVTESIASDRDGSAHDPGRDAEERLLETLAG
- a CDS encoding VWA domain-containing protein — protein: MSVDTEAGRNGELTEDAFTIIEEGVEREIQNFSFGSAESDIVFVFDDTGSMGDEIDGLKTKVADLIDDIEAAGVNARYGLVTFKDDIETDLKLDGDTDRLKSAVNGLSARGGGDSPEDNFDAIVRALNFDYRDEAQKVIIDITDALSHYEGDGSGFTDYTIDEVADKIRDRGAAYVAVSPGYDDEDASKENLAELVNGHYVDIDDGDFTTILSEIIEFIVTAYVIEYGTDLAIGAAGVLSVIVEDPDRGTSNIDGTVTIPSDIDGLNLDRLYSEKRTLISSIRDTAGSRLIGESADGYPSVLLLSPDNLDTEASSYLDRLDQNGDGEVELDTLDRQQAGESLERLVNIENVTEAAVSAPIEDRGSGAIIDRQVEAAVDVIKTLSIEAVARGAGEAINVGLTRALEDDVVNGVLRKVENIGDDLSTTGKTSGRGTSSADDDQQLTFDELNSRLQDDTLANADDPKDWAEEGTEGLIQGRLEPATDTFDAIDETASTTTETIAALEYQKYLDGGASGSAIDLLDDLGDFEPPSYEFDIPDSVDINVPGSDLANDGLEGAEDASNALSGAIDSGFDSAANISGEDDLNVYNQDGEAEFGNIPDEITFDFLEEIPDEIDLGEIAGVETIQNLSDLVAEVSAIPDTSINPSIDQLVERIVEDAENGELSLQSESDRETLLEIANTVLKSTTDGVDFALNQLETLSDVFSEASKYLAYLTIISALIGLAATGGAGSIISLSTLGTASLVLLGLQVLVDRGRFFFAEKSVQIIGGTHSATGALLTYTDLTQVGGGTKMTQEIFRELRASIQAGDRERTVDATAELLDTSERDRARVQALMSLSRAARASVGGTVPVASDVYETGARVGQAKIEVNTALVGYLRGKSEEKVLDKLNSAIETHDQFDEEVGALKAELESTETDIQSPVFVTPVAPKQFIVPEGSDVDGELTLRNDTTTAAEDVVLSIDSDASVSLASNRVDQIAAGETATVSLAGTPAAGKYQPKFNATIDGRTESVSSYILVQNKQTYLERALNELVDWFEDGAIAAARAEQSSAKGGGNGKGGGNGNDSVVPNGIDNKTEQIALRTVDLIDEVAGLADSETTLPAKAVNNKIGSVINQISALQNQISAQSGKGLDEDSVPQLLRDADLFTEIYEEAQTAEI